The following proteins are encoded in a genomic region of Flavobacteriales bacterium:
- the gyrA gene encoding DNA gyrase subunit A — protein sequence MSEERIVSINIEEEMKSAYIDYSMSVIVSRALPDVRDGLKPVHRRILFGMYELGVLSNRPYKKSARIVGEVLGKFHPHGDTAVYDAMVRMAQPWSLRYMMVDGQGNFGSVDGDSPAAMRYTEARLQKLAEEMLTDIDKDTVDHQLNFDDTIKEPTVLPSKIPSLLVNGASGIAVGMATNMPPHNLSEVVDGICAYIDNKEIETEELIGFVKAPDFPTGGVIYGYEGVKEAFETGRGRIVMRANANIEEVDGREGIVVTEIPYQVNKADMIKKTADLVNDKKIEGISDIRDESDRNGMRIVYILKRDAIPNIVLNTLFKYTALQTSFSVNNITLVGGRPKQLNLKDMIGHFVDHRHEIVVRRTQYELDQAEKRAHVLEGLLIALDNLDEVIALIRASRTPEDARNGLMTQFELSEIQARAILDMRLQKLTGLERDKIKEEHAELMKTIEYLRSILDSEELRMSIIKDEMLEMKEKYGDERRTEINYAGGDLNIEDMIPDEDVVITISHLGYIKRTPLTEYRKQRRGGVGHRGVSTRDEDFLEYLFVASNHNYLLFFTEQGRCFWLRVFEIPEGGKGSKGRAIQNLINIPNDDKVKAFINVTSLSDEDYINNHYIMMCTKKGQVKKTSLEAYSRPRQNGINAITIREDDILLEAKLTSGDSEILMAARNGKAIRFDESAVRPMGRTASGVRGMALNSDDDEVVGMVCVDELESDILVVSERGYGKRTKVDDYRKTNRGGKGVKTLNITDKTGALISIKNVVDTDDLMIINRSGITIRQGVEELRVMGRATQGVRLINLRDGDEIAAVTKIAVEEYEGEELTDIENATDQKEASEE from the coding sequence ATGAGTGAAGAAAGAATTGTGTCGATAAATATTGAGGAGGAAATGAAATCGGCCTACATCGATTATTCGATGTCGGTCATTGTGTCACGTGCCCTTCCCGATGTTCGAGACGGATTAAAGCCCGTACACCGTCGAATTCTTTTTGGAATGTACGAATTGGGGGTACTTTCGAACCGCCCGTACAAGAAATCGGCTCGTATCGTAGGGGAGGTGCTCGGTAAGTTTCACCCGCACGGTGATACCGCAGTATACGACGCCATGGTGCGTATGGCGCAGCCCTGGTCCTTGCGATATATGATGGTTGACGGTCAGGGTAACTTTGGATCGGTCGATGGTGATAGTCCGGCCGCCATGCGTTACACCGAAGCCCGACTTCAAAAATTGGCTGAGGAAATGTTGACGGATATCGACAAAGACACAGTCGATCATCAACTTAATTTCGACGACACCATTAAGGAGCCTACCGTGCTCCCTTCGAAGATCCCGAGCTTGTTGGTCAATGGAGCTTCTGGAATCGCCGTGGGTATGGCTACTAACATGCCTCCGCACAACCTATCGGAAGTTGTTGACGGTATCTGTGCCTACATCGACAATAAAGAGATCGAGACCGAAGAATTGATTGGGTTTGTAAAAGCTCCCGACTTCCCAACGGGCGGAGTTATCTACGGTTACGAAGGAGTTAAAGAAGCCTTTGAGACCGGTCGAGGGCGAATCGTTATGCGAGCCAATGCGAACATCGAAGAAGTCGATGGTCGAGAAGGTATTGTAGTAACCGAGATCCCTTACCAGGTCAACAAGGCCGATATGATCAAGAAGACCGCTGATCTGGTCAACGACAAAAAGATCGAGGGTATTTCGGACATACGAGACGAAAGCGACAGGAACGGAATGCGAATCGTATACATTTTGAAGCGCGACGCTATTCCGAATATCGTACTGAACACCTTGTTCAAATACACGGCGCTGCAAACCTCATTTAGCGTAAACAACATCACCTTGGTGGGTGGGCGCCCAAAGCAACTCAACTTGAAGGATATGATCGGCCACTTCGTCGATCACCGTCACGAAATCGTAGTTCGTCGGACTCAGTACGAGTTGGATCAGGCCGAGAAAAGAGCTCACGTTCTTGAAGGTCTGTTGATCGCTCTCGACAATCTGGATGAAGTTATAGCACTTATTCGTGCGAGCCGCACACCGGAGGACGCCCGAAATGGTTTAATGACTCAGTTTGAGTTGAGCGAGATCCAAGCTCGTGCGATTCTCGATATGCGCTTACAAAAGCTCACCGGCTTGGAGCGTGACAAAATCAAAGAAGAGCACGCTGAATTGATGAAGACCATCGAATACTTGCGCTCTATCTTGGACAGCGAAGAGCTTCGTATGAGCATCATCAAAGACGAGATGCTCGAGATGAAAGAAAAGTACGGTGACGAGCGCCGCACGGAGATCAACTACGCCGGAGGTGACTTGAACATCGAGGACATGATCCCCGATGAAGACGTGGTCATAACGATCTCTCACCTCGGTTATATTAAAAGAACTCCGCTTACGGAGTACCGTAAGCAGAGAAGGGGTGGAGTAGGTCACCGAGGGGTGTCGACCCGCGACGAGGACTTCCTGGAGTACCTTTTCGTGGCGAGCAACCACAACTATCTACTTTTCTTCACCGAACAAGGTCGATGCTTTTGGCTTCGGGTATTTGAAATTCCGGAGGGTGGAAAAGGCTCCAAAGGAAGAGCTATTCAAAACCTGATCAATATTCCCAATGACGATAAGGTAAAGGCCTTTATCAACGTGACTTCTTTAAGTGATGAGGATTACATCAACAATCACTACATCATGATGTGCACGAAGAAGGGTCAAGTGAAGAAGACCAGCCTCGAAGCTTATTCTCGTCCGCGTCAAAACGGTATTAATGCGATCACCATCCGCGAAGACGATATTCTTCTCGAGGCAAAGCTGACTTCGGGCGACAGTGAGATACTCATGGCGGCCCGCAACGGTAAAGCGATTCGCTTTGACGAGTCGGCCGTTCGCCCCATGGGGCGTACAGCATCGGGTGTTCGTGGAATGGCATTGAATAGCGATGACGACGAAGTTGTAGGAATGGTGTGCGTGGACGAGCTCGAGTCGGATATTCTGGTCGTGAGCGAGCGTGGTTATGGTAAACGCACCAAGGTCGATGATTACCGCAAGACGAACCGAGGTGGAAAAGGAGTTAAGACCCTGAACATCACTGACAAGACTGGTGCGTTGATCTCTATAAAGAATGTCGTGGATACCGATGACCTCATGATCATCAACCGCAGCGGTATTACGATCCGACAAGGAGTTGAAGAACTTCGGGTCATGGGTCGCGCCACTCAAGGTGTACGATTGATCAACTTAAGGGATGGCGACGAGATCGCTGCAGTAACGAAGATCGCCGTTGAAGAATACGAAGGCGAAGAACTAACGGACATTGAAAACGCAACCGATCAGAAGGAAGCTTCTGAAGAGTAA